The Verrucomicrobiota bacterium DNA segment ATGGGGATCGAAGAAACCCCGTAAGCGAGATTGGCTTCCTGGGGAAAGCCCTGTAACCGGTCTTCGCCATGTTCGGTACCGCCTTCATCCACGATTCTCCCGACATATTCGGTCATGGCAATCACGGTGACGCCCGCAGAGCTCGTTGGCGGAAGGAACCGCGCGAGCAATTTCTCAGATCGGGTTTTTCCCGGGAAGGTCATAGGTTTATTGAACTCGGTTTGGATGAATCTCAACGTGGTTCCGTCCGGAAGCTTACTGCTTGGTCCGCGGGATGGACGACAAAGCTCGTAGCGCAGAGTTGCACTCTGCCGTATCGCAGAATTGTATTCTGCGGGGCGTCTCCCAGTCCGAGCACGCTGGGACTTGCCGGCGCCCTGCCGATTGGAAATCGGCGATACCGCAGATTGAAAATCTGCGCTACGGTTCTCCGGTCGATCTGTCGTCAATCCCACGGTCGGCACAGTAAGGACATTCCCCGTTCGGGCCGAGATCGCCAAAACGATGGCCACAGCCGCGCAAAGGACAACCGCGAGCGCGCGCCAATTCCGGGGAGAAACCATGCACTGCGTTAGTGGGGCACAGGCGCGTTCCCCTACCGTTGCGCTTGCTTCAATTCCCACTGTTCTCCGAAGAATCCCGCGGCCGCGATTCCGCCGGGTGCTCGCGACGAGACCGGCACGCTGGTATCAATGATCGCGTAGTCCGGCAGCTTCGGCACCTGGCGCGCGTTGTTCAGGTAATCATACTCCCGAAACGTGAACCCGCTGTTCAAGACCACGTACCGCCGAGGATTGAGCGGGTTGGGATAAACCGCGAGCAGCACGTGCTGATCCGCAACATACGTGAACGCGCCAACGCGCACGCCCTCCGCATCCCAGCGAATCGGCAGGCTGACGGCAATCTTCGCCAGCAGCGCGTTGCTTTGCGGGTCGCCCCAGAGAACCAGGTTGTGGTTCGCAATATCTTCAGCCGTCACCTCCGTGTCCGCCTTCACACGCGCGTCGCCGCGGAACTGGCGGCGCCAATGATCGATGGCGTGCGCTTGCTCGGCTTCGGCCCACTTCCCAACTTTTTCGTTCAGAGGCTTTCCGGAGGGACGGACCATGAGGAAGCTGTCGAGGAACGCATCGTCAATCGGCCCTTGCAGGCCGTGGCGTTTGCGGAGAGTGATCTGGTCAACGGACGGTGTTGCCGACCAGACAGCTCCGGCCTTTTGAAAATGAGCGGTCCAGGATTTGTCGGAGGGCACCGGCGCCGCTTCGAGCGTGCGCCCATCCAGAACGACGCGCGGCTTGCGCGTGTTGTCGAGCGGACAAAGGCCGGGCGGCATCGCCAGAGTGAGATCCGAGACATTGGCCGTTTTCACGACCACGGTGTTTTCGTCCGAGATTTCCGCCTCGACGCGGGCGGGTTCCCAGTGTTCCTCCAGACCTTCGACCGTGACCCAGAACATCTGATTGTAACGCAGCGTCCAGGTGGTGAACCGGACTTTCTTCGGCAACGGGTTTCGTCCGCGCGCCACGATGCTGTCGATGCGGCGGTTGATTTCTTCTTTGGCTTGCGGGTGATAACGGTGAGCCGTTTGCGGCCCAATGATGTGGGTGAGTTCCATGCCTTCGGCGGCAAGCGCTTTGGCCATCATGTCGGCCGCTTGTTTCTGGCGGTCGATCTCGCCGCTGTAGGCGACGGTCGGGCAGTTGAAAAGATTCACTGCGTAATCCGTGCAATCGTACCAGTGCCAGAGCTTCTGCTCGTACCACGCGGGTTTGACAGGTTCGTTCTGGAACACGCGCAGAAAGTCCGCGGTCTCGGAGAAGCCGGCGCCGGGCGCCGCCGCGGCCCATCGGCTCGCGTAGTGAACCGCGAATTGCCAGCAAGCCGCTCCGCCCATGGAAAAACCGCGCACCACAAGCCGATTCTCGTCGATGGGATAGTGTCTGCGAACATGCTCCAGCGCTTCGAACAAGTCGATCTCGCCCGCGAATTTGTTCGCGTTGCAGTACCGGCCATAAAGGTGAAGCACGAAGGCGTTCGGCGGCGTGAATTCCCCGGGCGAGCGCTGGCGGTCATTGATGAAGCTCAGCTCCGTCAGGTTTTCGCCGCGCCCGTGAAACCAGGCGTCGAGCCGATGCGGACGCGGCGGGTTGAATTGATAGGACGCAGGAACGACCAGCCCGTATGGCTGCACCGAGCCATCGATCTTCGACACGTACGCGCGAACGACCAGGCCTGTGGCTGTCGCCCAGGGCGCGCGCCCGTCGCGCAGCGCGGCGGCTCGTTCCATGCCTTGCTGAAACAAACTGCGCGCGACCTGGACCTCGTTGGTCCTGTAAAACTCGTCGTAAGCCAGCGCATAACGGACCGCTTTGTGATAGATCTCCACGTCCGGGAGCAAATCGAGCAGCGCCGCTTTGGCTTTGAGCGCGCCCCGGAGGGATTCGATCTCTTTTCCGAACTCGGCCACTTTGGCTTCCAATTCTCCGCGGTCGGCTTGATCGATTGGAATCCCTGGAGGCGGGACGCGCCGGACTTTGTCGGGGAGATTGTCGCCGGGTCCGTCGGCCAGGAGCGATGCGGCGGCAAAGACAGTGAGGGCGAGGAGATGGAGTTTCATGCGCGTGGTATTGGTAAGAAAACGCGGCGCTGAACGCAAGCCGCTCGGACACCAGCGATTCTGATTTTCGGAGCGCGGACTGTGTCGAAGACCAGCCGCAGCGCCTTGAATTGCCCACAGGCTGCGGCTGGGCCCTTCTACTCCCCGCAGCCGCGCTCCGTATACTGCTTGGTCCGCGGGATGGACGACAAAGCTCGTAGCGCAGAGTTGCACTCTGCCGTATCGCAGAATTGTATTCTGCGGGGCGTCTCCCAGTCCGAGCACGCTGGGACTTGCCGGCGCCCTGCCGATTGGAAATCGGCGATACAGCAGATTGAAAATCTACGCTACGGTTCTCAGGCGGTCGGCCAGGTCTAGCCTAGCCTAGGACTGCAGATAGCAATTAGAGGCCGTAGCGTGAGCACACCGGCGCAGCGGAAGCCGATCCCTATTCGCGTGTGTTGGCATGCGTTCGCGTTTCCTTTCGGCGGCAAGTTGCCGCCGAAAACGGGCTGGTAGCCCGTTCCACCCATTTTCGAAACACGCTGTTCGTTAGAGGGCTGTTTTCTCGCCAAAAGGCCAGCGTCGCGTCAGGCGGCTCCAGATCAGAAAGATCACAATGCCCGCCGCCAGGATGGCCGCGCCGTAGTTCTTTAGCCTCACGTCCGCCGTCGCGAAGAGAAAAGACCATCCGGCCAGCGCGATCAGCGGCGGCAATGGATAAAGCCAGATGCGATACGGACGCTCCATTTGCGGCGCTCGTTTCCGCAGCAACATCACCGCAAAAATCTGCCCGATGAATTGCACCAGAATGCGCGTGATCAGGAGCGCGTCGATCACCGTCATCAGCGGCAGAAAACTGCACGCGATGGAAATAATCCCGATCGTCACCAGCGAGACGTGCGGGAAATTCTTCTTCGGATGCAGGCGGCCGAACACCTTGAAGAAACAACCGTCCCTGGCTGCGGCATACGGGATTCGCGAGTAACCGAGCAACAACGCGAAGACCGAGGCGAACGCTGTCCACAGCACCATCACCGTAAACACCGTCGCCACTTTCGCGCCATAGATCTTTTCCATGAAAAGCGACACCACGGGCGGCGGCGGGTCAGTTGCAGGCACAAACTCCCGCCACGGCACCACGCCGATGATCGAAAGATTGATCCCGATGTAAATCAGCGCGACGCACACGATGCTGATCAGGATCGAACGCGGGATGACTTTCCCCGGATCGCGGACTTCTTCGCCAATGTAGCAGACGTCGTAGTAACCAAGGTAGTCGTACACGCCGACGCGCGTCGCTGCGCCCAAACCGAGCAGGAAGCCCAGTGAGAATTGAAAACTGCCTGGCGGAAAATCAAAAGCCAGCTTCGGATCGAAATGCAGCGCGCCCGTGACAATCACCGCCAGCGTGGTCAACAACATGCCAATCCACAAACTGACCGTGATCCGGCCGATGGCCGTGATTTGACGGTAGAGCAGCGCGATCGTCAGAATCCCGACGCCCACGATGATGAGTTGGGTCTCGCGGACCGTCAGTCCAGGCCAGAGATATTTGAGATACTGGGCCAACCCGATGAAGCCGGACGCAATTTCGAGCGGCCCGCTCAGGATGAATTGCCAGACGAACAGAAAAGCCATCAGCCGGCCGAACGTTTCCCGTCCAAATCCGTCGCGCAAATAGACATACGTGCCGCCCGATCCAGGCATCGCCGCTCCGAGTTC contains these protein-coding regions:
- a CDS encoding APC family permease, with the translated sequence MDSDPPHQSPNGNQPHLLRQFGLLQATALNMSNMIGIGPFITIPALMSALNGPQAMLGWLVAMMITIPDALVWGELGAAMPGSGGTYVYLRDGFGRETFGRLMAFLFVWQFILSGPLEIASGFIGLAQYLKYLWPGLTVRETQLIIVGVGILTIALLYRQITAIGRITVSLWIGMLLTTLAVIVTGALHFDPKLAFDFPPGSFQFSLGFLLGLGAATRVGVYDYLGYYDVCYIGEEVRDPGKVIPRSILISIVCVALIYIGINLSIIGVVPWREFVPATDPPPPVVSLFMEKIYGAKVATVFTVMVLWTAFASVFALLLGYSRIPYAAARDGCFFKVFGRLHPKKNFPHVSLVTIGIISIACSFLPLMTVIDALLITRILVQFIGQIFAVMLLRKRAPQMERPYRIWLYPLPPLIALAGWSFLFATADVRLKNYGAAILAAGIVIFLIWSRLTRRWPFGEKTAL